The bacterium genome contains the following window.
GCCGGGGGCCTGAGTGTGGTCCTCGATACGCACATCACCGAAGTTTTGCGACGCAAGGGCTGGGCGCGGGAAGTCGTCCATCTGGTGAGCGAGGTCCGCAAGCAGCACGACCTCCCCTATCAGGCCCGCATCCAGGTGCAGCTGATCACAGATGCGCCACTGGCAGCTGCAGTGGAGCTGCATCGGGAATACGTCATGGGCGAAACGCTGATGGCGACCCTGAAGGTTCTGGGCCCCGAAGCAAGTCTCGCGCCGGACTGTCAGATCACCGAGAGCGGCGATATCGAGGGGCATCCGGTGCAGGTGGGGCTCGTGATCCTGCCGGTGGAAGCCGGTATCGCGACCTGAGGCATCGGCTCAGGGGTGTCGGGGATTTGGGCAGGGGGCCGTCATGGATGGCCCCCGCCTCGTATACTTGACACTGAGCAATCCTCGTGGCCAGTACACCTCCCCAGACTTCTTTTCGCTGGTTTCGTCCGGTTCTGCGCCGGACGGAGTATGTCTATGCCGATGAACTCCTGCTGAAAGAACGTCGCAATCTGGCGCGTCGCTGGTGGGCGACCTTCGGGACTGCTTACGGGGTCGCGCTGTTGCTCATCGGCCTGGGCTGGTGGCAGAACGGTGTCGCCATCCTGCAGCGCGAGGACGCCAGGCTCTTTGTGATCTCGGTCCTGGGGATTCCCCTGGCCGGAGCGCTGGTGGGATTTATCGTCTGGTGGCTCTGGCTCATGCAGCGACCCCTGCGGCACTACTCCTTCTCGCCAGGACACAAAGCGGGGACGGCATTTCGGCTGGCGCTGGGGACCGTGGCGGAGTGTGGCTGGACCCCCTGGGAGATCGACTACGACCATTTCGTGATTGTCGCCCTGTCGCCGGAGGGGATGTACGAGGGGATTCCACCGCAGGTCGTGACCGTCTTCTGCTCGTATGTATCGGAGCGGACCTCCGAGATCCGGGTGCAGTCGCGCTTCGTGGAAGCGACCCGGGTGGGGGACATCCGACGCATCCACGCGAGAAATGTTGGGACCTTCGCGAAGCGGTACCGCGAGCTGGCGGATCGGGCGACTGACCCCACGCTGGCCATGCCCCATCCACTGGCGCGTCTCAAAGGGCGACTGCCCGAAGAACAGCTGCTGGCGTTCCAGGATCTGGGCGAGCCCCGCGCCCGAGCTCGTTTCTGGGCATTGTGGGTCTTTCTGACCGTGGTCGCCGGGGTGATGCTCCATCTGCAGCCCTGGCTGAATCCGTGGATGGCCTGGCCCCTGACTTTCATCGCTGCCGGGGGCTTCCAGTTCCTGCTTTCTGAACAGTGGAAGGCGCAGCAGCATCACGCTCTGACCCATGCCACCGCGACGGTCATCGCGAATCCATTAGCCAGTCGCGAGCTGCTCTGGCGTCGCATCGATGGGCTCGCGGCGGCACAGCGCTGGATCCTGCATGAAGAAGTCGACAGCGACACGCGCCTTTATCGGGAGCGTCAGCCTGCCGGCGGCTATCCGGGCACTTACTTCCTGCTGCAGACCACTCGAAACGATGCCGGGATCGAGCAGCTGCTGGCGGTGGCCCTGCCGGAGTGGGGGTTGCTGACCGCGCTGATGCCGCAGGTGTATGCCCCGTTCCAGTTGCTGGCGATCATGCAGGCGATTCGCAAGGGGGTGCCGGTCAAAGAACAGGCGCCCCTGGGAGTCGGGGCGCCGTTGATGCCAGCTACTACGCTGCCGGAGCGGTCGCTCTAGCCCTTCGCTGCCTTTACCGCCGCCGTGAGCTGTGGCAGGACCTCGAAGAGATCCCCTACGATGCCGAAGTCGGCGATTTTGAAGATGGGAGCATTGGGGTCGCTGTTGATGGCGACGATGTACCGCGAACTGCTCATCCCCGCCAGATGCTGGATCGCGCCACTGATGCCGACCGCGATGTAGAGCTTGGGGGAGACAGTCTTGCCGGTTTGTCCGACCTGATGATGATGGGCGATCCAGCCGGAGTCGACCACGGCCCGGGAGGCTCCCAGCGCTGCGCCGAGGGCATCGGCGAGCTCCTGCAGGGGGCCCCAGTTTTCCGGACCCCGGATCCCCCGACCCCCCGCCACGATGATCTCCGCATCGCTCAGTTCCACTTTGCCATTGCCGCCACTCCCGAGGGCTTCCAGCAGCGTCCTGGCAATCTGCCCGATAGCAGGTGTGTGATTCGTGACCGGAGCAGGGGCTCCGCCTGGCGCAGCGGCGACGAAAGCGTTGGGTCGAATGCTCAGACAGGCGGGCTGGGCGGTGATGCGGACGGTCGCGATCCCTTTGCCGGAGAGGACCGGCCGGGTGATATCGGCCGTGTCGCCGTTCACATTCAGACCGGTGATGTCGGTCGCCATGCCGCCGCCCAGGCGCTCAGCGAGGCGGGGGAGCCAGTCGCGGGCCTCGGTGGAATGTCCAGCGACGATGGCAGTCGCGCCAAGGCTCTGGACGAGTCCTGTCAGGGCCGCGACCCAGCCATCGGGGGAGTACGCGCCAAGCTCGGGGGCGGTGAGGGCGTGGACCGCGCTGACCGGCCAGCTGGCGGCTTCCTCCGCCAGCGAGGAGGTGTCTGCACCCAGGACCGCGATGGCCACCGGCGCTCCGCCAGCCAGTTGGTGGGCTGCGGTCACCAGTTCGCCAAGATTTTTCTTGAGGTGGCCATCTTTGGCTTCAGCGACGATCAGGATCATGTTGCGGCTCCTTTAGCGAACGACAGACACCGACAGTAGGCAAGCGCGATGGTGGATCGATGCTCCCGGGACTCAGAGGACCCCGGCTTCGGATTTCAGGAAAGCGATCAGGTCCGGCACGCCGGCGGCCCCTTCCGCGATGCGCCCGGCCTGCTTCGGAGGCGGGGGGACGATGCTCTGGAGGGCGACCCGGGGGGCGACAGCGGCGGCATCGAGGCCGAGGTCGGCCAGCGACTTGCGGTCCAGCGGCTTTTTCTTGACGGCCATGATGTCTTTGAGGGAGGGGTAGCGGGGCTCGTTTAGCCCCTTCTGGGTGGTGATGACCGCCGGCAGCTGTACCTGAACTTTCGCTGCGCCCCCTTCGATTTCGGAGGTGACGGTCGCGGTGCGGGCGGCGGCATCGATGTCGAGTCCGGTGGCGAGCTGGACATGGGGCCAGCCGGCACGTTCGGCCAGCAGGAGGGGGGTCTGGGCGTTATTGAAGTCGACCCCTTGCTGCCCTGCCAGGATGAGGTCGCAGCCGCCGAGGGAGTCGATGACTTTCTGCAGGACCACCGCGATGGCGTGGGCATCGGCCCCCTCCAGGGCGTCATCCCAGATCAGCAGCCCCCGGTCGGGACCCATGGCGAGGATCTTCTCCATGGTCTTGCGGGCGCGCTCTTTCCCGATGGTCACCAGCACGACCTCGGTGTCTGCCCCGAGCTTCTCTTTGAGCTGGACCGCCGCTTCCACCGCGTATTCGTCGTAGGGATTCGCGACCCACTTGATGGTCTCCTCGACGATCCGGCCATTGGCGATGTCAGGGCGTGTCCCGGTATCGGGGACTTCCTTGAGGAGAGCGACGATCCGCATCAGGCGGCTCCTTCGGCAGGGGGGAGAAGAGCGAGGCCGAGTCGAAGGGCCTCATCTTCCAGTTGCTGCCGCGCCAGCAGGCGCTGAGTTTCGAGAAAGTGGAAAGTGGCGGCGAGGAACTCATCGGCAGTCGCCTGCCGGGCCTGGGCATAGAAGGCGGTGGCCTGTTCCTCGAGCGCCAGGGCCTGCCGGAGCAGGTCGGCCTCACCTTGTGACATTTTTCACAAGCCCTCCGGGTTGTCAATCGGTGCCCCTTCTTTATAGGGAGTGGTGTGAGGGAGGGCAAGTCCTGGCGGGGGAGAGGGGGGAGATTGGGGAAAGACACGGGGAAGGCAGGCAGCGGAATCGGGGAAACATCGGGGTAAACGAAAACCCCCACCGGTTGGCGACGGCGGGGGCTTCCTCTCTCGTCTCGCTCTGCGCAAACCCTCGGGGCTCGACCCCCCGAAGGCGGAGGTGCATGCGCACATCAGGTAGCTTGTATGAGTAGAGTCGGCCCCGCCGGGCGATTTGTGACCAGCCGCGGCCAAAAATTTTTCAGTTACCGGTCATGGACCACGATGCGGGGCATGGAGGGGTAGTCATCCTCGCTGAGGAGCTCCCGGACCACCCCCTGAGGACCGGTCAGGACCCGCCAGGTGGTGACCCGGACCCCAGGCTTCCCGGGATGGACCAGGACCGATTCGGCGGTAGGACGCCCTCCCCGAAGGGTATCGGCGGCCCGAACCTCATGCACATCTGACACAAGGGAGACCGAAGTCGCGGGGGTCGCGGCTCCGAGGACCTCCACCACGACCTGTTGCCCCTGACGTCGCGCGGCAAAGCGGACCGGCCAGGGATGGGGGTTCCGGAGCTTGAGATCCAGGGTGTTGTAGGCCACCGCCGCATCCCGTCCGGGCGGGACATACCCCGGTGCAAAGTGATGCCGATGCCGTTCAGTGACTTCCAGCCCCGCCAGAAGAGCGGCGTTGTAGAGCGTGGTGGAGGTCTGGCAAACCCCACCCCCCATCGCCCAGACCAGCTGTCCGTTGTAGCTCACCGGCGCTTTGCGATAGCCCGCATCCTGCGACCAGGTACCGATGGTGTCGTTGAAGGAGAGTGTCGCGCCGGGTTCGAGCCGCACCCCATCGAGATGACGGAGGCTCTCCAGCGTGTTGTACCGCTGGTTGCGGGTGCGACCCTCCAGGGAAGTGGCATAGGCCGCGAGGCGGACCTCCGGTTGTTCCTGACGCACCAACAGCCATGCGCCACCGGCCAGCAGGACGAGCGGCAGGAGGAGCACCAGCGCGGGGAGCCAACGGGGGGTCATGGCGTGATCTCCAGCGTCAGGCCCTCGCTGGTGGCGCTGATCTGCGGGGCATACATCGCTTCCACCTGCGAGGGGAGCGCCTGCCAGCTGCCGGGTTGCTCCGCCCGGAGGAGATAAGAAAACTCGCGCTCGCCGGTGTGGAGGGTCCGGGCAAAGAAGGCGATATGGTCATCCCGCAGGTCGGTCTGGGCCCACCAGTGCATCCAGCTCCAGCGATCTTCCGGCGCGGTCCGCTCGATGCACTCGAAGCCGCCCGGCAGGGGGTCCCGGAGCATGATGAACTCGCGATCCGTATCTGAGGTGATGGTCACGACACAACGGAGAATGTCCCCCGCTTTGAAACGGGTCGCGGGCTTCGGCGCGGGGAGGAGACGCTGGTTGCCATCGGCATCGCGGCGCACCTGCAGCAGGTAGTACTCCCGTCGCACTGTCAGCTGCGATCCCAGGGGTCGCGCCTTCAGGACCGGCTCCGCCACCACCTGGGTAATGCCCGCACTGTAGAAGCAGGGGCTGGACGAATCGGTTTTGCTCAGCGTGATTTCGTTCTGACCCGGTCGCAACTGGCTGGTGGGAATTTGCAGCAGGAACGGGGTCAGGGAAAGCCCGGCATCGTAGCTCTGGGTGCTGATGACCGCGCCGTTGAGGCTGATGGTAATGGTGTCGGCGACATTCCCAGCCCCGGTCCGCTGGAGATAGCGACTCAGGGCGTTGATGGTGATGGCGGTATCGCGGGTAGAGGTCCAGTAGGCCCCGCGACGCTGACGCTCCAGGTAGGTGATGACTTCCGGAATCAGCTGGTCCCGGGGATTGGCGGTCACGAGGGCCAGGAGTCCCTGGGCGGTGGTCTCGACACCCCACCAGGCTTCTTCCCAGGAGGCGGCGCCATCGGGAGTCCGGACCGCTTGTTGCGCGAGTCGCGCCGCCAGGGCCTCGGCCCGGGGCTGATCGCGCAGCGCCTGGGCGATGATGATGCCGGAGCTGAGCTGCGCGGGAGTCGTGAGCTTGCTGTAGAAGTCGGGACCAATGAAGCCACGGACCGCATCGGTCTCGCCGTGCAACGCCAGCGCTCGCAGCAGGAAGAGGCGTCCGCCCCGATGCAGACTCAGGCTCTCTTCGGAGTTGTTGCGCTCCAGAAAGCCCCGAACCCACTGGAGGCCATCGCGCACCATGGATCGTGGCGCGGGATACCCCGCCTCGGCGGCGCGGGCGCAGCCTTCCAGAACATAAGCGGTCATCCAGGGATCCGACTCGTCATATTCCCACCAGCCCCAGCCGCCATCATCGTGCTGGAAGCGTTGCAGTCGCGCATAGGACTTCGCGACGATATCCGGAAGGGCCGCAGCGATGGGCGGTGCGGGGAGGTCGAGGCGGCTCAGGGCATCGGCGGCCAGGACCGATGGCAAGAAGCGGCTCATGGTCTGCTCGGTACAGCCGTAGGGATACCCGATGAGGTAGTCGAGGGCGTTGAGGAGGCTGTGGGCCAGCGTCGGGGTGAGGGCGAGTTCGATGCCGCCTGATTCACGGATCGCATCGGGTTCCAGCGTGAAGGTGAAGGTGGTGGAGTCCGAGAACTGTCCGCCGGTCCGGGCACGCTGGACATAGCCCCGGGGCTGGATGGGGACTCGCTGCATGACGCCATCGGTGAGGCCGCCAGCTTTCGCTGTCACCGTGAAGCTGGCATCGCCGGGGGTCGGGCAGGTGATGGGCCAGCGGACTGCGGTCGGTGTGCCAGGCGGAAGGGTCAGCGTCTGCGATGCCTCCCCGTTGAGCTTAGCGATGGTGGTCTCTGCCGTGGTGTTGACCTGCAGCGGAGACTCGGTTTCGTTATGCAGGACCGCGATGAGCTCGGTGGTGTCCTGCTGCGTGAAGGTCCGGGGCAACTGGAGCCGGATCATCAGGTCCTTGCGGGCGCGGAGCTTGTGAGTCGCCATCCCGACCCGGCTGTCAGCGGAGAGGGCGACTGCGGTCGCCCGCCACTGGGTCAGGTTGTCGGGGAGGGTCACGGTGACTTCGGCGAGCCCCTGGGCATTGGTCATGATGGCGGGCATCCAGGCGGCGGTATCGAGGAACCGGGTCCGGATGTCGGCGTTGATGCTCCCCTTGTCGCCCCCATCGAGGTAGATCGGCGCGAAGGAATAAGCGGTGCTGACACTGTTCCAGCGCCGGGGATAGAGCGCTCCGAGAGGGTTGGTCTGATCCTCACGGAGGGCAAAGATGGACTCATCCACGATCCCGAGGGCGACTTCTGCCGCGAGAGGCGCACCCGAAGCATCGGTGGTCCGAAGGGAGTAGGTCACGGTATCGCCGGGCTTCACGACCTGCTGCGGGGTTTCGATGGCGACCTGGATTTCACGAATCGTGGTGTCGATCCGGAGCTGAGCGCTCGCCTGCAGCAATTCCCGGTTCTGGACCTGCGTGAGACTGACATAGACATTGGGGAGCCAGGCCGCCTCGATGGGGAGGGGAATCAGGCTGGAGTCTTTGCCGATGGTGATGACCTGGGCATGCCAGATACGGTCAGACTCGACGGTGAGCAGCAGCTGTTCGCCAGCCTCAGCGCCGGAGAGAAGGAGCTGGGCGGTGTCACCGACCGCGTAGGAGGGGAAGTCGGGCTGGATGCGGAGGGTCCGCTGATGCTGGCCCCCGGGGAGGGGACTCCCATCGGTGATCCAGCACCAGGCCCGGGCGATGGCGGGCCGTCCGCGATCATCCTTCGCCTGCACCCGAATCACTAACTCGCCCTGCGACGCAGCGCGCACCCTCCCGGTGGCGGTGCCATCGGCTCCGATGGTGAGGACCTCGCTGCCGCCGGGTTCTTCGCGACGAGTCCAGCGCTTGGTCCGGGCATCCTCTTCCCAGACTTCATAGCCCCACTGCACGGTCACCTGTTGCTGCGACGACAGGGGCTGTCCATCGTGACGTTTCGCCGACACGGTGTACGGAATGTCGCTGCCGGGCGGGGCGACCCAGCGGTCCGGGCTCACCTGGACCGCCAGCGTGCTGTGGGTAACGAGAAAGGTTCCCTTGCCTTCGTAGTACTTCCCGCCCTCATCGACCACGGAAGCAGTGAGGTTGTAGCGGTAGTCGTTGTCGGCGAGCCAGTACTGCTCAGCATCGGGGTCAGGAATCGTGGCGGGGATGCGGAACTTCGCAACCCCGTTGTTGTCGGTCGTCGCGGTGAGGGACTCCACAAACTCGCCGCCGGTGTCCCAGCCGCTGTCCCAGGCTTCGAGGGCGAAGGGATCGTGCCAGGTGGGGGTTCGCAGAACATAGAGCGACACCTCGGCGTTGGGGACCGGTCCGCCGAAGTAGTACTCCGCCTGCACCGACACTTCACAGCTCTCGCCGGTCACGACAAACGGAGCTTGCGGCAGGACCCTCACGACATACTCCGGCTTGCGATACGCCGCGACCTCCACCGGGTAACTCTCTTCATTGCCATCACTCTGAATGTTCAGGTAGTAGATACCTGTAGGGGCTTCCGCATTGAGAGTGACCTCGCCATGGAAGGTTCCGATGGCCGAGAGGGTATGGGCGTTCGCCGCGACCAGGTTGTCCTCGAAGTCCCGCAGTTCCACCAGGACCGCTCTGGCGCGGGGGAGGCCGTAGCCATCGGGGTTCCGCTTCCGGGCCAGGCCGCGATAAGCAATGGTGTGTCCGGGCCGATAGATGGGGCGGTCGGTATGGAGCCAGAGCTTGAGGGGTTCCCCGGCAGGGGTGCCATCATCCCAGCCGGTCCAGAGTCCCAGCAGTGCCCGGGAGTCGCCGAGTTCCGCATAGAGTCCGATGCGGGAGCCCCCTCCCGCGGGCATCGTGGCCCGCAGGAGGCCATCGGGACCGGTCACACCGAGGCGCTTCGGGACATCGTCGGACTGCGCAAAAACGGTCGCGCCCTGCACCGGCTGACCCGTATCAAGGCGGGTCACCCAGGTGAGGAGTTCGTCATCGGTGGACTTGCTCACCAGGGCGAGGTCGGTGACTTCGAGGAAGGTCCCCTGCTGCTGGCCCCAGGCGGAGCAGTTGACGTAGTAGATGCCGGGGGGGAGAACCGGCAGGGTGACCCGTTCGGCAAAGCCCCCTTCCGGGTCGCGCTCGCGCAGGGTGTAGGTGAAGGAGTCGTGCTGTGTGATTGCGGCGGCGTTGGTATTGAACGACCGGTCCCACTGTCCTTCTACCGCTACGGACAG
Protein-coding sequences here:
- the etfA gene encoding Electron transfer flavoprotein subunit alpha, translating into MILIVAEAKDGHLKKNLGELVTAAHQLAGGAPVAIAVLGADTSSLAEEAASWPVSAVHALTAPELGAYSPDGWVAALTGLVQSLGATAIVAGHSTEARDWLPRLAERLGGGMATDITGLNVNGDTADITRPVLSGKGIATVRITAQPACLSIRPNAFVAAAPGGAPAPVTNHTPAIGQIARTLLEALGSGGNGKVELSDAEIIVAGGRGIRGPENWGPLQELADALGAALGASRAVVDSGWIAHHHQVGQTGKTVSPKLYIAVGISGAIQHLAGMSSSRYIVAINSDPNAPIFKIADFGIVGDLFEVLPQLTAAVKAAKG
- the etfB gene encoding Electron transfer flavoprotein subunit beta, which translates into the protein MRIVALLKEVPDTGTRPDIANGRIVEETIKWVANPYDEYAVEAAVQLKEKLGADTEVVLVTIGKERARKTMEKILAMGPDRGLLIWDDALEGADAHAIAVVLQKVIDSLGGCDLILAGQQGVDFNNAQTPLLLAERAGWPHVQLATGLDIDAAARTATVTSEIEGGAAKVQVQLPAVITTQKGLNEPRYPSLKDIMAVKKKPLDRKSLADLGLDAAAVAPRVALQSIVPPPPKQAGRIAEGAAGVPDLIAFLKSEAGVL